A segment of the Babesia microti strain RI chromosome II, complete genome genome:
AGCCAATAAATGATGAACAGTGTTATATTTTGactaaaattgccaaattccACTTGGGTGAGTGTGTGAACAAGATCGTCATTGGAAAGTTTGCTTGTTATGCAGTATCAGCCACTGGAGCCAtatatgaatttaaatttgtggatTTGAAAACATTTGCTCCCCTCCACATTTTTGAGCAATCACTAATAAAAGTTCTAGGCCGaaaaaacaatataaaaatagcGAATTTGGGTGATTATGGTGATCCCAGAGAGTTTAGAAAGGTGGATAAATTGTGCAATTTTGTGGATGAGGATTTACTGGgcataatatataaattaggGGATGAATTACTGATTGATATTGCTAATGAAGCCTGTACTATGGGCTCAAAATTTAACTATTCATTTGGCGTATCGCACCTATTGAAGTGGAAGTATTTAGAGTACGACGAATTGTTGGTTGGCTATGATAATCTAATTTTATCCCTATAAacagtaaataattatattgtaattaattatctgAATTTTAACGAAAATTTAGGTAGTAAATCATCGCAAGCAACTTAACCATGTTTTCTCAATGTTgtgtattaatttatcataatGTGTCTAATTTTTATTCATCTAACtaactaatttattaggtatattaaaacaaatgTTTGTTTATTAAATCAGTTTATAAGAGGTAAGTAACGGTAATAATAGCTAATAACTTAAGTATAACGTCATACTCGATctgataattaataattagtaaAATACTTCATCagttaaataataaataatcatcaATTAAACTTATAACTGACCACAATCTTCGATGACAACCTTCTCTTGAGGTTTTCCAGACGAAGTACCAACTCTGTCCATGGCCTTAACAATATCCATTCCCTCAGTTACTTCACCAAATACGACGTGTTTTCCATCTAACCAAGGAGTCTTGACTGTTGTGATGAAGAATTGGGAAGAATTCGTGTTGGGCCCAGCATTGGCCATGGAAAGTAATCCCTCCTTTGAATGCTGGACGGAGAAGTTTTCATCATTGAAGTTACGCCCGTAAATGGATAGGCCACCAGTACCGTTGTGGTTGGTGATATCTCCTCCCTGGCACATGAAATTGGGAATAATTCTATGGAAGATCGAACCCTTGTAGTGTAAAGTTTTTCCattgaattgtttgtcGCCAATGCATAGATGGAGAAAGTTCTGGGCAGTCTTGGGGACTTTATCCTCGAATAACTATATGAGTGTTTTGGCATTTAgatattgaaattataaaaaccatccattacaaaattttttaaatgtgTATGAATAAATCGACTTAAGCATTATAACTTACAGTGAATACAATACGGCCCTTCTTTTGACCGCCAATGGAAATGTCAAAGAAACACTTGGGATTCGTCATATTGGATTGGGTAGATAAATCTGCTCGGCCTATGTAGGAAAATTTGTGACAATTTCTGGTTAAAGGAGTATATGTCGTTGATACGAATGCTAGCAATTGAGGAAAGTATGATGATATACTTTGTGCCCTATGTATCATACCGCGCCCAACAGCCCCATTCATGCGCTTCTAACAAATTATGTCCACTTATACAgtcatattatttaatataaattcaatgcccaataatttcaatttacaCGCACATTTTAACCCTTTTATTTCCATCAATTAATCGATTTTTGGAAATCACcgtaaaattatatttctAACTCGCTCATTAAATAACTTCTACTATTAGACACTTTTAGGCACAGTTAATCTGTGCGAAGCAATCTATACTTAACCCACATCATCCATATTTGGGAAAAAATTTCCTATAGATAATCTCGCCCTATAATTGAAATCCTATTAGTTATA
Coding sequences within it:
- a CDS encoding peptidylprolyl isomerase (overlaps_old_locusTagID:BBM_II00670), which gives rise to MIHRAQSISSYFPQLLAFVSTTYTPLTRNCHKFSYIGRADLSTQSNMTNPKCFFDISIGGQKKGRIVFTLFEDKVPKTAQNFLHLCIGDKQFNGKTLHYKGSIFHRIIPNFMCQGGDITNHNGTGGLSIYGRNFNDENFSVQHSKEGLLSMANAGPNTNSSQFFITTVKTPWLDGKHVVFGEVTEGMDIVKAMDRVGTSSGKPQEKVVIEDCGQL